A stretch of Microbacterium caowuchunii DNA encodes these proteins:
- a CDS encoding PQQ-dependent sugar dehydrogenase — translation MTISTQRGKGRKPGWAVALAGALALTGCTTGSDDALPSVPSPSPTSETVSPVPSEASGSLVVHATGLTAPWSIAFTEQDVALVSERDSGRILELAGDGTPREAGVVEGVAARGEGGLLGITVHDGRLYAYSTGTDGNRIERFDLTGRPGSLGLGSGETILSGLPAAATHNGGRIAFGPDGMLYVTVGDAGDRARAQDIETLAGKILRLEPDGRVPADNPFPGSPVYSYGHRNPQGLAWDDAGVLYATEFGQNTWDELNVIEAGGNYGWPMVEGIAGRDGFIDPLQQWSPAEASPSGMAIVDGRIHIANLRGARLRSIPLEDPATAEELLVGEYGRLRDAVAAPDGSLWVVTNNTDGRGDPAPDDDRILRLVP, via the coding sequence ATGACGATATCGACGCAGCGGGGGAAGGGCAGGAAGCCCGGATGGGCGGTCGCGCTGGCCGGTGCGCTCGCCCTCACCGGATGCACCACCGGGTCCGACGACGCCCTGCCATCCGTCCCGTCCCCCTCGCCGACGTCCGAGACCGTGTCCCCGGTGCCGTCGGAGGCATCCGGGTCGCTCGTCGTGCACGCGACGGGTCTCACGGCGCCGTGGTCGATCGCCTTCACGGAGCAGGACGTCGCCCTCGTCAGCGAGCGCGACTCCGGCCGCATCCTGGAACTCGCCGGCGACGGCACGCCGCGGGAGGCGGGTGTCGTCGAGGGGGTCGCTGCGCGAGGAGAGGGCGGCCTGCTCGGTATCACCGTGCACGACGGCCGGCTGTACGCCTACTCCACCGGTACCGACGGGAACCGCATCGAACGTTTCGACCTGACCGGGCGGCCGGGCTCGCTCGGTCTCGGCTCCGGGGAGACGATCCTCAGCGGCCTCCCGGCGGCTGCGACGCACAACGGCGGACGGATCGCCTTCGGCCCCGACGGCATGCTCTACGTCACGGTCGGAGACGCCGGCGACCGGGCGCGCGCGCAGGACATCGAGACGCTCGCGGGGAAGATCCTGCGACTGGAGCCGGACGGCCGGGTCCCCGCGGACAACCCCTTCCCCGGCTCCCCGGTGTACAGCTACGGACACCGCAACCCGCAGGGGTTGGCGTGGGACGACGCCGGTGTCCTCTATGCGACGGAGTTCGGGCAGAACACGTGGGATGAGCTGAACGTGATCGAGGCGGGTGGCAACTATGGCTGGCCGATGGTCGAAGGCATCGCCGGACGGGACGGATTCATCGATCCGCTGCAGCAGTGGTCCCCGGCGGAGGCGAGCCCCAGCGGGATGGCGATCGTCGACGGACGGATCCACATCGCGAATCTCCGCGGTGCGCGCCTCCGGTCCATCCCGCTCGAGGACCCGGCCACCGCGGAGGAACTGCTGGTGGGGGAGTACGGGCGGCTCCGTGATGCGGTGGCCGCCCCGGATGGTTCGCTCTGGGTGGTGACGAACAACACCGACGGCCGGGGCGATCCCGCACCCGACGACGACCGCATCCTGCGCCTCGTCCCGTGA
- a CDS encoding SHOCT domain-containing protein, producing MERTGELGSTSKDGDEESNPIDRAQETHMSPRPFPGWSESERAKKASEAAQYLLPGETVIYQGPAGIRRPPVLDLVVTDMRVFTYLSDRVSTSIDLDAISEAAVVETKRTLAVTDHEGRVLKISGLADQEAPYVRAAVEVARAAERPTAALEAVRRTEDAAAEASRVSAMLMHERWPDTTILGKQTRKGEEAIQRLCHGEEAPWLVMSPGFAQGLLAAFDDRLAIIKTGAMTSWMAGAFLGERSTTFYFTDINAIEYNSGFASGVLEVLTASYQGTANKDYWRGTSSSRNADRNDPYTLSNTLPMAKAIYNEWAPHIQELRARISASKRAPQHAAPSSNVQMPATDLVSQLERLAALRTSEVLTDEEFAVAKARLMSQ from the coding sequence GTGGAACGCACCGGCGAACTAGGGAGCACGTCGAAAGACGGCGACGAGGAGAGTAACCCCATAGACCGCGCCCAAGAGACACACATGTCACCGCGCCCGTTTCCAGGATGGTCCGAAAGTGAGCGGGCCAAGAAAGCGAGCGAAGCCGCGCAATATCTACTGCCCGGCGAAACAGTTATCTATCAAGGGCCTGCTGGGATCCGCCGACCCCCGGTACTAGATCTCGTCGTCACCGACATGCGCGTCTTTACCTATCTCTCGGACCGAGTCAGCACGAGCATCGATCTCGATGCCATATCTGAGGCAGCGGTAGTCGAGACCAAACGGACACTTGCCGTCACTGACCACGAGGGTCGGGTGCTTAAGATCAGCGGGCTAGCCGACCAGGAAGCACCATACGTTCGGGCTGCGGTTGAAGTTGCGCGAGCTGCCGAGCGCCCAACCGCGGCGCTAGAAGCGGTGCGTCGTACTGAGGACGCAGCAGCCGAAGCATCTCGCGTGTCGGCGATGCTGATGCACGAACGCTGGCCTGATACGACGATCCTCGGCAAGCAGACGCGCAAGGGTGAAGAGGCCATTCAACGGCTCTGCCATGGAGAGGAAGCCCCGTGGCTCGTGATGTCTCCTGGATTCGCCCAGGGCCTGTTGGCTGCTTTTGACGATCGCCTCGCGATCATCAAGACCGGCGCGATGACTAGCTGGATGGCGGGTGCCTTCCTAGGCGAGCGCAGCACGACCTTCTACTTCACCGACATTAACGCCATCGAATACAACTCCGGATTCGCGTCCGGGGTGCTGGAAGTGCTTACCGCGAGCTATCAGGGCACCGCCAACAAGGACTACTGGCGCGGCACCTCCAGCTCTCGGAATGCGGACCGAAACGATCCATACACGCTGAGCAACACGCTGCCGATGGCTAAGGCGATCTACAACGAGTGGGCTCCGCACATCCAGGAACTGCGGGCAAGGATATCGGCGTCGAAACGAGCGCCTCAGCATGCGGCGCCCTCGTCCAATGTCCAAATGCCCGCCACGGACCTGGTCAGCCAACTCGAACGACTCGCCGCGCTGCGCACTTCAGAGGTCCTTACGGATGAGGAGTTCGCAGTCGCCAAGGCGCGCCTGATGAGTCAGTAG
- a CDS encoding ACP S-malonyltransferase: MIIGLFPGQGSQTPGFLSPWLEIDGVRARLESYADAAQVDLIAAGTEWDADAIRDTKVAQPLIVAASLLSWHALRERTAAAPSGVAGHSVGEIAALTAAEVLTDDEALRLVGIRGRAMADAAALEQTGMSAVLGGDEQTVLARLAELDLAPANHNGGGQIVARLHGGTRSALRRRSARNPRHPAAGGRSVPHPLHASRGGRPRRGRPQRSPRPSPSGRCGRTGRHRRHLRTARAGPSGRPGGRARALGSVHGVVRRARRHRAHRIRPAGTLTGLAKRALRGVPSVAVKTPDDLDAAVALLTEENA; encoded by the coding sequence GTGATCATCGGTCTTTTCCCCGGTCAGGGCTCCCAGACCCCCGGGTTCCTCTCCCCGTGGCTCGAAATTGACGGCGTCCGCGCGCGCCTCGAGTCCTACGCCGACGCCGCGCAGGTGGACCTGATCGCGGCGGGCACCGAGTGGGATGCCGACGCGATCCGCGACACGAAGGTCGCGCAGCCGCTCATCGTGGCGGCGAGCCTGCTGTCCTGGCACGCCCTGCGTGAGCGGACCGCCGCCGCCCCCTCCGGCGTCGCCGGTCACTCGGTCGGCGAGATCGCGGCACTCACCGCGGCCGAGGTGCTCACCGACGACGAGGCCCTGCGGCTGGTCGGGATCCGCGGCCGAGCCATGGCCGATGCCGCGGCGCTCGAGCAGACCGGCATGTCCGCCGTCCTCGGCGGGGACGAGCAGACGGTCCTCGCCCGCCTCGCCGAGCTCGACCTCGCGCCCGCAAACCACAACGGCGGTGGACAGATCGTCGCCCGGCTCCATGGAGGCACTCGCAGCGCTCTCCGCCGACGCTCCGCGCGGAACCCGCGTCATCCCGCTGCAGGTGGCCGGAGCGTTCCACACCCGCTTCATGCGTCCCGCGGTGGACGCCCTCGCCGAGGGCGGCCGCAGCGCTCGCCCCGGCCGAGCCCGTCCGGACGCTGTGGACGAACGGGACGGCACCGTCGTCACCTCCGGACCGCGCGCGCTGGACCTTCTGGTCGGCCAGGTGGCCGCGCCCGTGCGCTGGGATCTGTGCATGGCGTCGTTCGCCGAGCACGGCGTCACCGGGCTCATCGAATTCGCCCCGCCGGCACGCTGACGGGCCTCGCCAAGCGAGCCCTGCGCGGTGTGCCGAGTGTGGCCGTGAAGACGCCCGACGACCTGGATGCCGCCGTGGCGCTGCTGACCGAGGAGAACGCATGA
- a CDS encoding acyl carrier protein — protein sequence MALSTEEVLAGLAELITDETGISADEVAMEKSFTDDLDIDSISMMTIVVNAEEKFGVTIPDDEVKNLKTVGDAVTFITSNQA from the coding sequence ATGGCCCTTTCGACCGAAGAGGTCCTCGCCGGACTCGCTGAGCTCATCACCGACGAGACCGGCATCTCGGCCGACGAGGTCGCGATGGAGAAGTCGTTCACCGACGACCTCGACATCGACTCGATCTCGATGATGACGATCGTCGTCAACGCCGAGGAGAAGTTCGGCGTGACGATCCCCGACGACGAGGTCAAGAACCTCAAGACCGTCGGCGACGCCGTCACCTTCATCACCTCCAACCAGGCGTGA
- a CDS encoding DUF3145 domain-containing protein yields the protein MAAHMARGVVLIHSAPRALCPHLEWAVGRALGRAVNFDWIDQPVLPGSRRAEFYWEAPAGTGAALASAMHGWEHLRFEVSEDPTPRSDGGRWLHTPDLGIHFAQTDSAGNIVIGEDRIRYAMEIAAGDMQELQRELAVALGVAWDDELEAFRHAGDEAPVVWLHKVG from the coding sequence ATGGCTGCTCACATGGCGCGCGGAGTGGTGCTCATCCACTCGGCGCCACGCGCGTTGTGCCCGCACCTGGAGTGGGCTGTCGGGCGCGCCCTCGGGCGTGCCGTGAACTTCGACTGGATCGACCAGCCGGTGCTGCCCGGAAGCCGGCGCGCCGAGTTCTACTGGGAGGCCCCGGCGGGCACCGGTGCGGCGCTCGCGAGTGCCATGCACGGGTGGGAGCACCTGCGCTTCGAAGTCAGCGAGGATCCCACGCCCCGAAGCGACGGCGGACGCTGGCTGCACACCCCCGATCTCGGGATCCACTTCGCGCAGACCGACAGCGCCGGGAACATCGTCATCGGTGAGGACCGCATCCGGTATGCGATGGAGATCGCGGCGGGCGACATGCAGGAGCTGCAGCGCGAACTGGCGGTCGCTCTGGGAGTCGCCTGGGACGACGAACTCGAGGCGTTCCGGCACGCCGGAGACGAAGCTCCCGTGGTCTGGCTCCACAAGGTGGGCTGA
- a CDS encoding GAF domain-containing protein, whose protein sequence is MPHPVYRAPMRSRRDDVPPGAAVERALTAGLCGFGGALGTVPATAAEAARLAAVRYDERLARRIERFAAVPDAAYVWTRDEDGLFWLGRLTGGWRYDASPPAEAVDLVHVRPCHWTAAPVDPAALPAAVRATFARGGRNWQEIHDPEVSALSAALWDGQKDGAA, encoded by the coding sequence ATGCCGCATCCCGTCTACCGCGCCCCCATGCGGTCCCGGCGAGATGACGTGCCGCCCGGGGCAGCCGTGGAGCGGGCGCTGACGGCGGGTCTCTGCGGTTTCGGCGGTGCGCTCGGAACGGTGCCGGCGACCGCGGCGGAGGCGGCCCGCCTCGCCGCCGTCCGGTACGACGAGCGCCTGGCCCGGCGCATCGAGCGGTTCGCCGCTGTTCCGGACGCCGCGTACGTCTGGACGAGGGACGAGGACGGCCTCTTCTGGTTGGGTCGGCTCACCGGTGGATGGCGCTACGACGCCTCCCCGCCGGCGGAGGCGGTCGACCTCGTCCACGTGCGTCCGTGCCACTGGACGGCCGCGCCCGTCGATCCGGCGGCCCTGCCCGCAGCGGTGCGGGCGACGTTCGCGCGGGGCGGCCGGAACTGGCAGGAGATCCACGACCCGGAGGTGTCCGCGCTGAGCGCCGCGCTGTGGGACGGGCAGAAGGATGGCGCCGCCTGA
- a CDS encoding DMT family transporter, protein MTGMADDLIGVFRNPAILLGIPLALLGAVFMSFGAQYQHRGVMKVERLSGTSGSRGLSGSQMFQLLSRPSWVLGTVMLGLAIACQLGALAFAPLILVQPLGAISLVITTLLNARISGHRPTGASIRSIIACVGGILIFVTIAAFVAAEQPISEHELITILILLAVVLVVLCGLWLVLRRRHGQAALFYIAAAGIIYGFVATLAKVVIKNIQSGDFTWLTILCIVGLLVAVSVGAYFVQTAYSVGPPDLVIAGLTVIDPMVAVLIGLVILQEAATAGVWAIVGFVVAGVVAVYGVFSLTRNHPQIVSDSQELPFLRGRDSDGGQSPR, encoded by the coding sequence ATGACCGGAATGGCGGACGACCTGATCGGGGTCTTCCGCAACCCGGCGATCCTCCTCGGCATCCCGCTGGCGCTGCTGGGCGCCGTGTTCATGTCGTTCGGTGCGCAGTACCAGCACCGCGGCGTCATGAAGGTCGAGCGGCTCTCCGGGACCTCCGGGTCGCGCGGTCTCAGCGGGAGTCAGATGTTCCAGCTGCTGTCCCGCCCGTCGTGGGTGCTCGGCACCGTCATGCTGGGTCTGGCGATCGCCTGCCAGCTCGGCGCGCTGGCGTTCGCGCCACTCATCCTGGTCCAGCCGCTCGGCGCGATCTCCCTCGTGATCACCACACTCCTGAACGCCCGGATCTCGGGGCACCGGCCGACCGGGGCGTCCATCCGCTCGATCATCGCGTGCGTCGGCGGCATCCTCATCTTCGTCACGATCGCGGCCTTCGTCGCGGCGGAGCAGCCGATCTCCGAGCACGAGCTCATCACCATCCTGATCCTGCTCGCCGTCGTGCTCGTGGTGCTCTGCGGGCTCTGGCTGGTGCTGCGCCGCCGCCACGGCCAGGCGGCCCTGTTCTACATCGCCGCGGCCGGGATCATCTACGGCTTCGTCGCGACGCTCGCCAAGGTCGTGATCAAGAACATCCAGTCGGGGGACTTCACCTGGCTGACCATCCTGTGCATCGTGGGCCTCCTGGTAGCCGTCTCGGTCGGGGCCTACTTCGTGCAGACCGCTTACTCGGTGGGCCCGCCCGACCTCGTCATCGCCGGGCTCACGGTGATCGATCCGATGGTGGCGGTGCTGATCGGGCTCGTGATCCTGCAGGAGGCGGCGACCGCCGGTGTCTGGGCGATCGTCGGATTCGTGGTGGCCGGTGTCGTCGCCGTCTACGGCGTCTTCTCCCTGACCAGGAACCATCCGCAGATCGTCAGCGACAGCCAGGAGCTCCCGTTCCTGCGCGGCCGCGACTCGGACGGCGGCCAGTCGCCGCGGTAG
- the def gene encoding peptide deformylase, translating to MAVLPIRIMGDPVLHSPATPVGTIDDEIRTLVADMFETMDRAPGVGLAAPQVGVGLRIYTYSYADDDGSPWRGVFINPELWMTPTEPGDPDPDEESEGCLSFPGERFPLRRSDRVRVTGLDLDGQPVLIEVDGWRARIMQHEFDHLDGILYVDRLSDSDWKTAQKIARKRGWNRPGNSWMPGVDDLEG from the coding sequence GTGGCCGTACTCCCGATTCGCATCATGGGCGATCCCGTCCTGCACTCCCCCGCAACCCCCGTCGGAACCATCGACGACGAGATCCGCACCCTGGTCGCGGACATGTTCGAGACCATGGACCGCGCCCCCGGCGTCGGGCTCGCCGCCCCGCAGGTCGGCGTCGGGCTCCGGATCTACACGTACTCCTACGCCGACGACGACGGCTCGCCGTGGCGTGGGGTCTTCATCAACCCGGAACTGTGGATGACGCCCACCGAGCCCGGCGATCCCGACCCGGACGAGGAGTCCGAGGGATGTCTGTCCTTCCCCGGCGAACGGTTCCCGCTGCGGCGGTCCGACCGCGTCCGCGTGACGGGTCTCGACCTGGACGGCCAGCCGGTCCTCATCGAGGTGGACGGATGGCGCGCCCGCATCATGCAGCACGAATTCGACCACCTCGACGGCATCCTGTACGTGGATCGTCTCAGCGACTCGGATTGGAAGACGGCACAGAAGATCGCCCGCAAGCGCGGGTGGAACCGCCCCGGCAACTCCTGGATGCCCGGCGTCGACGACCTCGAGGGCTGA
- a CDS encoding SPFH domain-containing protein: MEFAALGLVGLIAVIAVVVIIIVSIITAILVRAWYRVAKADEALVIVGKRQKISSGSTSRITVITGGGAIVNPLTQRGEMISLRARQIKMEPTAQSSNGVTVNVSGVALVKIGSDPESVRRAAERFASQDKAIEQFTTEQLEGALRGVVATLTVEELMRDRQRLSDQIAEGIKADLSSQGLILDSFQIQGITDQNGYIAALGATEVERVKREAEVAKIDAIREIRRRQISTDEANLIEQTALDKNSAAAKAEVGRANAEAEQAEALARSERQQAVLLQEAENTQARLDAEVQKVADANLYERQRAADADAYAKVKAAQAQAEIAEQEAIATRKRAEADADAIRAAGDARAAAISAEAEALSRNQEALLAQRALEALVPMMAEFAKGYDKVGSITVLGGEGASGHLAAESATGLRATFEAVRAATGIDLANIIQGRAIGHAMAEGSEGFAAAQGRRSREPQPASGEMGAASAQTP; the protein is encoded by the coding sequence ATGGAGTTCGCTGCACTCGGACTGGTCGGGCTGATCGCGGTGATCGCCGTCGTGGTGATCATCATCGTCTCAATCATCACAGCCATCCTCGTTCGCGCCTGGTATCGGGTCGCGAAGGCGGACGAAGCGCTCGTGATCGTCGGTAAGCGCCAGAAGATATCGAGTGGCAGTACGTCGCGCATCACGGTGATCACCGGCGGCGGCGCGATCGTGAACCCCCTCACGCAGCGCGGCGAGATGATCTCGCTCCGGGCCCGCCAGATCAAGATGGAGCCGACGGCGCAGTCCTCGAACGGCGTCACGGTCAACGTCAGCGGTGTGGCGCTCGTCAAGATCGGCTCCGACCCCGAGTCGGTACGGCGTGCGGCGGAGCGTTTCGCCTCGCAGGACAAGGCGATCGAGCAGTTCACGACCGAGCAGCTGGAGGGTGCGCTGCGTGGGGTCGTCGCGACGCTGACGGTCGAGGAACTCATGCGCGACCGGCAGCGGTTGTCCGACCAGATCGCCGAGGGCATCAAAGCCGACCTGTCGTCGCAGGGCCTCATCCTGGACTCGTTCCAGATCCAGGGCATCACCGACCAGAACGGCTACATCGCCGCCCTGGGTGCGACCGAGGTCGAGCGGGTCAAGCGCGAGGCGGAAGTGGCGAAGATCGACGCCATCCGCGAGATCCGGCGCCGCCAGATCTCCACTGACGAGGCGAACCTGATCGAGCAGACGGCGCTCGACAAGAACTCCGCGGCGGCGAAGGCCGAGGTCGGCCGGGCCAACGCCGAAGCGGAGCAGGCCGAGGCCCTCGCACGCTCCGAGCGCCAGCAGGCCGTGCTCCTGCAGGAAGCGGAGAACACCCAGGCGCGCCTGGACGCCGAGGTGCAGAAGGTCGCCGACGCGAACCTCTACGAGCGCCAGCGCGCCGCGGACGCCGACGCGTACGCCAAGGTGAAGGCCGCGCAGGCGCAGGCCGAGATCGCCGAGCAGGAGGCCATCGCGACCCGCAAGCGCGCCGAGGCGGACGCCGACGCCATCCGTGCCGCCGGTGACGCGCGTGCTGCGGCGATCAGCGCCGAGGCCGAAGCGCTCAGCCGCAACCAGGAGGCGCTGCTGGCGCAGCGTGCCCTGGAGGCGCTCGTGCCGATGATGGCCGAGTTCGCGAAGGGCTACGACAAGGTCGGGTCCATCACGGTCCTCGGTGGCGAGGGTGCGAGCGGTCATCTGGCCGCAGAGTCCGCGACGGGTCTGCGCGCCACGTTCGAGGCCGTCCGTGCCGCGACGGGGATCGACCTCGCCAACATCATCCAGGGCCGGGCCATCGGGCACGCCATGGCCGAGGGAAGCGAGGGCTTCGCCGCGGCCCAGGGGCGTCGCTCGCGGGAGCCGCAGCCCGCGTCGGGTGAGATGGGCGCGGCGAGCGCGCAGACCCCCTGA
- a CDS encoding chloramphenicol phosphotransferase CPT family protein — protein MSARCSPQVIVLNGGSSSGTSSIARALQERLPDIWLTFGVDTFIDALPGRGDSPRAGISFEPDGTVTLTPRFQDLERSRYLGLSAMAASGARLILDEVLLSGGAGQDRLRSTLSNAVLFWVGVRCSPDVAAAREALRPDRVVGMARQQAGRVHEGVVYDLEVDTTSRTADECAQEIAAELGRRVLPE, from the coding sequence GTGTCCGCCCGCTGCAGCCCCCAGGTGATCGTGCTGAACGGCGGATCGAGTTCGGGCACGTCATCGATCGCGAGAGCGCTTCAGGAGCGGCTCCCCGATATCTGGCTGACGTTCGGCGTCGACACGTTCATCGACGCGCTGCCGGGTCGCGGCGACAGTCCGCGGGCGGGAATCAGCTTCGAACCGGACGGCACGGTCACGCTCACTCCGCGGTTCCAGGATCTGGAGAGGAGTCGGTACCTGGGGCTGAGCGCCATGGCGGCCTCCGGCGCACGACTGATCCTCGACGAGGTGCTTCTCTCCGGCGGTGCCGGCCAGGACCGCTTGCGATCGACGTTGAGCAACGCCGTGCTGTTCTGGGTCGGGGTGCGCTGCAGCCCCGATGTCGCGGCTGCCCGAGAAGCCCTCCGGCCCGACCGTGTCGTGGGAATGGCGCGGCAGCAGGCCGGCAGGGTGCACGAGGGAGTCGTCTACGACCTCGAGGTCGATACGACCTCTCGTACCGCCGACGAGTGCGCCCAGGAGATCGCGGCGGAGCTCGGACGGCGGGTACTCCCCGAGTAA
- a CDS encoding ATP-binding cassette domain-containing protein has protein sequence MTKGDTAADSIVCSDLSIAHTDGRGARARVIDGVSFTLGRGAALILVGSTGSGKSTLAAALAGRAGNGVSVVGGDAVVEGISVRRPGRRHRFLTVAVGYLGQTDGPGLPARLTVSEIVGEPVTSRHRKVDMRALALRIATLLDELGLPLGAAGKYPYELSAGMRQRVAIARTLMLDPRLVIADEPLANLDVEAREVVRAALERRQRENEMSLLLVANEAESVARFDADVLALRAGHAVGFGHGIEKMTWTPSSEADRRLVSS, from the coding sequence ATGACCAAGGGCGACACAGCCGCGGACAGCATCGTCTGCAGCGACCTGAGCATCGCCCACACGGACGGACGCGGCGCCCGGGCGCGTGTGATCGACGGTGTGAGCTTCACCCTCGGACGCGGAGCCGCGCTCATCCTTGTCGGCTCCACCGGGTCGGGGAAGTCCACCCTCGCGGCGGCCCTGGCCGGGCGTGCGGGCAACGGCGTCTCGGTCGTGGGGGGCGACGCAGTCGTGGAGGGCATCTCGGTCCGCCGCCCCGGCCGGCGCCACCGGTTCCTGACCGTCGCGGTCGGGTACCTCGGCCAGACCGACGGACCGGGTCTGCCCGCCCGGCTGACGGTGAGTGAGATCGTCGGCGAGCCCGTGACCAGCCGGCATCGGAAGGTCGACATGCGGGCGCTGGCGCTCCGGATCGCCACGTTGCTCGACGAACTGGGACTCCCGCTCGGCGCGGCGGGGAAGTACCCCTACGAGCTCAGCGCGGGTATGCGGCAACGCGTCGCCATCGCGCGGACGCTCATGCTGGATCCCCGACTGGTGATCGCGGACGAGCCGCTCGCGAACCTCGACGTCGAGGCGCGCGAGGTCGTCCGCGCGGCGCTCGAGCGCCGCCAGCGCGAGAACGAGATGTCCCTGCTGCTCGTCGCGAACGAGGCCGAGAGCGTGGCCAGGTTCGACGCGGACGTGCTGGCACTGCGTGCGGGACACGCCGTCGGATTCGGTCACGGGATCGAGAAGATGACCTGGACACCGAGTTCTGAGGCGGATCGCCGTCTGGTGTCATCATGA
- the dnaG gene encoding DNA primase, producing MAGRIAQADVEEVKARTNIADIIGERVALKNAGVGSMKGLCPFHDERSPSFHVRPQVGFYHCFGCGESGDVYTFLRRMDHVSFTEAVERLAGRIGFTLHYEEGGGPAPETSGRARLYAANAAAAEFFRAQLLTPEAEVGRRFLGERGFDAGAAAHFGVGFAPPGWSALMDALTTQGFSREELTTAGLVSQGQRGVYDRFRGRLVWPIRDVTGQVLGFGARKLLESDQGPKYLNTPETPIYRKSQVLYGLDLAKRDISRDHRVVVVEGYTDVMACHLAGITTAVATCGTAFGTDHITVLRRIMGDDSATGEVVFTFDPDAAGQKAALRAFGEEKRFSAQTYVAVAPAGLDPCDLRLQRGDGAVRALMETKVPMYEFVIDQRVSTYDLRSVEGRAGALRAAAPIVAEIRDPSLRPGYTRVLARRLGLELAEVSQAVQRAGRSARAEDAAPRRPRENGPGQPEAAPETPRVTIASLPRSADVALERDALMGFLQYGHRIDPEELRAALVEPFRHPALEAVRSSVAAVPDHTRPNWAAAAVDAVREPYRSLAAELLTGDFPASDDQHAVTSAKDLGRRIRLRSVEQEKRELLSAIQRVAPDSDGGRAMRLRMRELDAVRQRLTAEQ from the coding sequence ATGGCCGGCCGCATCGCGCAAGCCGATGTGGAAGAGGTCAAGGCCCGGACGAACATCGCGGACATCATCGGCGAACGGGTCGCGCTCAAGAACGCCGGCGTGGGGTCCATGAAGGGCCTGTGCCCCTTCCACGACGAACGCAGCCCGAGTTTCCACGTGCGCCCGCAGGTCGGCTTCTACCACTGCTTCGGATGCGGGGAATCCGGCGACGTCTACACGTTCCTGCGCCGGATGGACCACGTGTCCTTCACCGAGGCCGTCGAGCGGCTCGCCGGCCGGATCGGATTCACGCTCCACTACGAGGAGGGTGGCGGCCCGGCGCCGGAGACCTCGGGGCGTGCCCGGCTGTACGCCGCCAACGCCGCCGCGGCGGAGTTCTTCCGCGCCCAGTTGCTCACCCCGGAGGCCGAGGTCGGCCGGCGGTTCCTGGGGGAGCGGGGCTTCGACGCCGGCGCGGCCGCGCACTTCGGCGTCGGCTTCGCCCCGCCCGGGTGGTCGGCGCTCATGGACGCCCTCACCACGCAGGGCTTCAGCCGAGAGGAGCTGACCACCGCCGGTCTCGTCTCCCAGGGCCAGCGCGGGGTGTACGACCGGTTCCGCGGACGCCTGGTCTGGCCGATCCGCGACGTCACCGGTCAGGTGCTGGGCTTCGGCGCCCGCAAGCTGCTGGAATCCGATCAGGGACCCAAGTACCTGAACACCCCGGAGACCCCGATCTACCGCAAGTCCCAGGTCCTGTACGGGCTGGACCTCGCCAAGCGCGACATCTCCCGGGACCACCGCGTCGTGGTCGTGGAGGGGTACACCGATGTCATGGCGTGCCATCTCGCCGGGATCACGACGGCGGTCGCGACGTGCGGGACCGCCTTCGGCACCGACCACATCACCGTGCTGCGCCGCATCATGGGCGATGACTCCGCCACCGGGGAGGTCGTCTTCACCTTCGACCCGGATGCGGCCGGGCAGAAGGCCGCCCTGCGTGCGTTCGGGGAGGAGAAGCGCTTCTCCGCGCAGACGTACGTCGCGGTGGCGCCGGCGGGTCTCGACCCGTGCGACCTGCGGCTGCAGCGCGGCGACGGGGCCGTCCGGGCCCTGATGGAGACCAAGGTGCCGATGTACGAGTTCGTCATCGACCAGCGCGTCTCGACCTACGACCTCCGTTCGGTCGAGGGCCGGGCCGGCGCGCTGCGTGCCGCCGCGCCCATCGTCGCCGAGATCCGGGACCCCTCCCTGCGTCCCGGCTACACCCGGGTGCTCGCGCGGAGGCTCGGGCTGGAGCTCGCCGAGGTGTCCCAGGCCGTGCAGCGGGCGGGGCGCAGTGCGCGCGCCGAGGATGCGGCTCCCCGCCGTCCGCGCGAGAACGGCCCGGGGCAGCCGGAAGCTGCGCCGGAGACCCCGCGCGTGACCATCGCCTCGCTGCCCCGCAGCGCGGACGTCGCCCTCGAGCGGGACGCGCTGATGGGGTTCCTCCAGTACGGCCACCGCATCGACCCGGAGGAGCTGCGCGCCGCGCTGGTCGAGCCGTTCCGGCATCCCGCCCTCGAGGCGGTCCGCTCCAGCGTCGCGGCCGTGCCCGACCACACCCGTCCGAACTGGGCTGCGGCGGCCGTCGACGCCGTGCGGGAGCCGTACCGCTCGCTCGCCGCGGAACTGCTCACGGGGGACTTCCCGGCCAGTGACGACCAGCACGCGGTGACATCCGCGAAGGATCTCGGCCGCCGCATCCGGCTGCGTTCGGTGGAGCAGGAGAAACGCGAGCTGCTCAGCGCGATCCAGCGCGTCGCGCCGGACTCGGACGGTGGGCGTGCGATGCGCCTGCGGATGCGGGAGCTGGACGCGGTGCGCCAGCGGCTGACCGCGGAGCAGTAG